CCGATTTGTAATGGGTTATGAATGTAATTTTTCGATGGAGCAGAGCTATTTGAATACTTTAGTCTCTGTAACTTTTGTATTCAAAGTTTTACTATTGTTTTATGAGTAAATTAGACAAAATTTTAGGCTTAGAGATCCAACGTCGTCGTACAGACAAAGGTTGGTCTCAAGAATACCTGGCAGAAATGACAGGTTTGCACAGGACTTATATCAGTCAGTTAGAACGAGGGCTAAAAAGCCCATCCATTAGAGTTTTGAGCCATATTACTAAGGCTTTAAATATAACAATGAGTGAATTTTTATTGTCTGTAGAGGAGTCTCTTCGTGCTGAATGATCAAGAAATTGAACGGCTCAGACAAGCAATTCTTGCTACTGTTGCTTCTCCGATTATTGGTTCAATTGAAGATTATACTTGGGAAGCTATTTTTCATTATATTAAAAATATTCCTGTATCTGATCCCGCACTAGGACGAACTAAACTTCTATATGATGCTGTTAATTTGACAACAAAAACAGGTTGGTCACTGAAATCGCTGCAAATTAACAATATGAGGCGAGGAAATACGTTTTGGTTTGTTATTCAAAGAGCAGATATTATTAAAAAAGCTGTTCAACTGGGTTTTCAAGATTTGACAGAACAATCTTTACCTCAACAACTAGGAGCAGCAATTATTCAACATTGGAACGAAAAGATTTTAACTAGATCGATATATTCAGTCAATCTTAATAGCTTTACAAGAACAAATTGATCGGGAAAATTTTAATGATAATCCAGAAGAATAGATTGAGCAATGACTTTAGCTAGAAGTGGAGGTACAGATTCACCAATTTGGGATGCCATATTTGTGTAGGTTCCTAAAAAGTGAAATGTATCTGGATAGGAGTGTAATCTAGCAGCCTCCCGTATTGTAATTGTTCTATTTTGTTCAGGATGAAAAAATCGACCAGAACCGGGATGAAAAAGCCATCGAGTCATCGTTCTAGCAGGTTTATTCCATGATAATCTTCCATAAGCACCACTGTAGTGTTTTTTGGGTGCTAATTCTGGCGGTAAATCTCTTGCATCTTCTCCTTCTTTTAAGGCAGATACTCTTGCCTTTTGAATGGGTGTTAAAGCACGGGCAATATGATTAACAATTTTTGTACTTTCATGACGTATGATGGTTTGATAGAGATTTTGGGGAGAATCAGGATAATTTTGATGGGTATATTCTTGTCCATCTTTTAAAGAGGGTAAGTCTCCAATAGCATCTTTAACTGTTACAATAGGAGACAGGTTAGATTCAAAAAGATTTAATTGCTTAGAAGATAGAGTAGCACGATAATCGCTTCTAATATCTCCTTGATGAGTGGGTTTGGGAATATCAAGCTTTCGGTTGAGACTTGCTAGAAAAAAAGCTCTAGATCGAGTTTGAGGGATACCATAGTAAGCCGCATTTAAAATGGATGAGGTGACTTTATAACCGAAAGATTCAAGTTTTTCAGTGATCTCATTTTTGATAATACCTTTATAAGCATTGAGAATTTCAGGAACATTTTCCATAACCACATAAACAGGCCTAAACTCCTGTACAAATGCCAAAAAAGTTTGATACAGTTGATTACGAGAATCGTTAAAATAGCG
This DNA window, taken from Planktothrix serta PCC 8927, encodes the following:
- a CDS encoding helix-turn-helix domain-containing protein, translating into MSKLDKILGLEIQRRRTDKGWSQEYLAEMTGLHRTYISQLERGLKSPSIRVLSHITKALNITMSEFLLSVEESLRAE
- a CDS encoding DNA cytosine methyltransferase, whose product is MTYTIIDLFAGAGGLTTGFHLAGFQSLCAIEIDKKAIATYKYNYPSTKILQQDILQVNPSDLRLALGLTQEKLTVLVGGPPCQGFSRNIPASDRYFNDSRNQLYQTFLAFVQEFRPVYVVMENVPEILNAYKGIIKNEITEKLESFGYKVTSSILNAAYYGIPQTRSRAFFLASLNRKLDIPKPTHQGDIRSDYRATLSSKQLNLFESNLSPIVTVKDAIGDLPSLKDGQEYTHQNYPDSPQNLYQTIIRHESTKIVNHIARALTPIQKARVSALKEGEDARDLPPELAPKKHYSGAYGRLSWNKPARTMTRWLFHPGSGRFFHPEQNRTITIREAARLHSYPDTFHFLGTYTNMASQIGESVPPLLAKVIAQSILLDYH